In a genomic window of Streptomyces sp. SJL17-4:
- a CDS encoding acyl-CoA dehydrogenase family protein: MTETTETAEPSLDLLYSETEDDLRAAVRALLTDRAGHQDLLGRIETDSPYVPGLWKSLAGDIGVAGLLVPEKLGGQGASHREAAVVLEELGRAVTPLPYLTSAVVATETLLALAGESDAAAGLLAELAGGRTVAVLAVPLSTAPEAELPLGESVAAVADATAADVFLVLRADGLYAVPADEATVEPQTPLDLTRPLAAVTTGAGSGARLAGPDAARAAVRRGLLAGAGLLASEQLGLAEWCLEETVRYTRERHQFNRPVGSFQALKHRMAQLWLDLVGARAAARAAADALATGSADAPLIVAVAQAHCSKVAVRAAEECVQLHGGIGMTWEHPAHLALKRAKSDQIALGSTGRHQDAIAALVDLPAPA; this comes from the coding sequence ATGACCGAGACGACCGAGACGGCCGAGCCGTCGCTCGACCTGCTCTACTCCGAGACCGAGGACGACCTGCGGGCCGCCGTTCGCGCCCTGCTCACCGACCGGGCCGGCCACCAGGACCTGCTCGGCCGGATCGAGACGGACAGCCCCTACGTCCCCGGCCTGTGGAAGTCCCTCGCGGGCGACATCGGCGTCGCCGGACTGCTCGTCCCGGAGAAGCTCGGCGGCCAGGGCGCGAGCCACCGCGAGGCCGCCGTCGTCCTGGAGGAGCTGGGCCGCGCGGTGACCCCGCTGCCCTACCTCACGAGCGCGGTGGTGGCCACCGAGACCCTGCTAGCCCTGGCGGGGGAGAGCGACGCGGCGGCCGGACTCCTCGCGGAGCTGGCGGGCGGCCGCACGGTCGCGGTCCTCGCCGTACCGCTGTCGACCGCGCCCGAAGCGGAACTCCCGCTCGGTGAGTCGGTCGCGGCGGTCGCCGACGCCACCGCCGCCGACGTGTTCCTCGTCCTGCGGGCCGACGGCCTGTACGCCGTACCCGCCGACGAGGCGACCGTCGAGCCGCAGACCCCGCTCGACCTCACGCGTCCCCTGGCCGCGGTCACCACCGGCGCCGGGAGCGGAGCCCGGCTCGCGGGACCCGACGCGGCCCGCGCGGCGGTCCGGCGCGGCCTGCTCGCCGGGGCAGGACTCCTCGCCTCGGAGCAGCTCGGCCTCGCCGAGTGGTGCCTGGAGGAGACCGTCCGATACACCCGTGAGCGCCACCAGTTCAACCGGCCGGTGGGCTCCTTCCAGGCGCTCAAGCACCGCATGGCCCAGCTCTGGCTGGACCTCGTGGGGGCCCGGGCGGCGGCCCGCGCCGCCGCCGACGCCCTCGCCACCGGCAGCGCGGACGCCCCGCTGATCGTGGCCGTCGCGCAGGCGCACTGCTCCAAGGTCGCCGTCCGGGCGGCCGAGGAGTGCGTGCAGCTGCACGGCGGGATCGGGATGACCTGGGAGCACCCGGCGCACCTGGCGCTCAAGCGGGCCAAGTCGGACCAGATCGCGCTCGGCTCCACGGGCCGGCACCAGGACGCGATCGCCGCCCTGGTGGACCTCCCGGCCCCTGCGTAA
- a CDS encoding acyl-CoA dehydrogenase family protein: MTDAEELLVRTRKLLDEHPPATTDRTDFLRARFDAGLAWVHYPVGLGGLDAPRALQAVVDAELAAAGAPDNDPRKIGIGLGMAAPTVLAHGTDEVKRRFLRPLWVGEEVWCQLFSEPGAGSDLAALATRAVRDGEDWVVDGQKVWTSSAHTARWAILIARTDPDAPKHRGITYFVCDMTDPGVEVRPLRQITGEAEFNEVFLTGVRIPDAHRLGEIGDGWRVAQTTLMNERVSIGGARIPREGGMIGKVATTWRERPELRTHDLHRRLLDHWVDAEVARLAGERLRQQLVAGRPGPEGSAMKLAFARLNQAISGLEVELLGDEGLLYGEWEMRRPELVDFTGRDAGYRYLRSKGNSIEGGTSEVLLNIVAERVLGLPPEPRNDKDVAWKDLAR; encoded by the coding sequence ATGACCGACGCCGAGGAACTCCTCGTACGCACCAGGAAGTTGCTGGACGAGCACCCGCCCGCCACGACCGACCGCACCGACTTCCTGCGCGCCCGTTTCGACGCCGGCCTCGCCTGGGTGCACTACCCCGTCGGACTCGGCGGGCTCGACGCGCCCCGCGCGCTCCAGGCCGTCGTCGACGCCGAACTCGCCGCCGCCGGGGCCCCCGACAACGACCCGCGCAAGATCGGCATCGGCCTCGGCATGGCGGCCCCCACCGTCCTCGCCCACGGCACCGACGAGGTCAAGCGGCGCTTCCTCCGCCCGCTGTGGGTCGGCGAGGAGGTCTGGTGCCAGCTGTTCAGCGAGCCCGGGGCCGGATCCGACCTCGCCGCGCTCGCCACCCGGGCCGTCCGCGACGGCGAGGACTGGGTGGTGGACGGGCAGAAGGTGTGGACCTCCAGCGCCCACACGGCCCGCTGGGCCATCCTCATCGCCCGCACCGACCCGGACGCCCCCAAGCACCGGGGCATCACCTACTTCGTCTGCGACATGACCGACCCCGGTGTCGAGGTCCGGCCGCTGCGCCAGATCACCGGCGAGGCCGAGTTCAACGAGGTCTTCCTCACCGGCGTCCGCATCCCCGACGCCCACCGCCTCGGCGAGATCGGCGACGGCTGGCGGGTCGCCCAGACCACCCTCATGAACGAACGGGTCTCCATCGGCGGAGCCCGTATCCCCCGCGAGGGCGGCATGATCGGGAAGGTCGCCACGACCTGGCGCGAGCGCCCCGAACTGCGCACCCACGACCTGCACCGGCGCCTCCTCGACCACTGGGTCGACGCCGAGGTCGCCCGGCTCGCCGGGGAACGGCTCCGCCAGCAGCTCGTCGCAGGCCGCCCCGGCCCCGAGGGCAGCGCCATGAAGCTCGCGTTCGCCCGCCTCAACCAGGCCATCAGCGGCCTCGAAGTCGAACTCCTCGGTGACGAGGGCCTGTTGTACGGGGAGTGGGAGATGCGCCGCCCCGAACTCGTCGACTTCACCGGCCGCGACGCCGGCTACCGCTATCTGCGGTCCAAGGGCAACTCGATCGAGGGCGGCACCAGCGAGGTGCTGCTCAACATCGTCGCCGAGCGGGTCCTGGGCCTGCCGCCCGAGCCCCGTAACGACAAGGACGTCGCCTGGAAGGACCTCGCCCGATGA
- a CDS encoding NADPH:quinone oxidoreductase family protein, translating to MQAWRVYENGEPRAVMRREEVAPPTPGDGQVLLKVRAANVNFPDALLCRGHYQIRPPLPFTPGVEVCAETEDGRRVITTAALPHGGFADHVLADARGLLPAPESLDDAEAAALHIGYQTGWFGLHRRAALQEGETLLVHAAAGGVGSAAVQLGKAAGATVIGVVGGPEKAAVARALGCDVVIDRRSEDVVAAVKAAAGGRGADVIYDPVGGEAYQQSAKCVAFEGRIVIVGFASGTVPAPALNHALVKNYSVLGLHWGLYAAKDPASIGRCHETLTAYAAKGLIKPLIGERVPFAGAADAVQRVADGTTTGRLVVLPEGAHA from the coding sequence ATGCAGGCATGGCGTGTGTACGAGAACGGGGAACCGCGCGCGGTGATGCGCCGCGAGGAGGTGGCACCGCCCACGCCCGGCGACGGCCAGGTCCTCCTCAAGGTCCGCGCCGCGAACGTCAACTTCCCCGACGCGCTGCTCTGCCGCGGCCACTACCAGATCCGCCCCCCGCTGCCCTTCACCCCCGGCGTCGAGGTCTGCGCCGAGACCGAGGACGGCCGTCGCGTCATCACCACCGCCGCCCTCCCGCACGGCGGCTTCGCCGACCACGTCCTGGCCGACGCCCGCGGGCTGCTCCCCGCGCCCGAGTCGCTCGACGACGCCGAGGCCGCCGCGCTCCACATCGGCTACCAGACCGGCTGGTTCGGCCTGCACCGCCGCGCCGCCCTCCAGGAGGGCGAGACCCTCCTGGTCCACGCGGCGGCCGGCGGCGTCGGCAGCGCCGCCGTCCAGCTCGGCAAGGCCGCGGGTGCCACCGTCATCGGGGTCGTCGGCGGACCGGAGAAGGCCGCCGTCGCCCGCGCGCTCGGCTGCGACGTGGTGATCGACCGGCGCTCGGAGGACGTCGTCGCCGCCGTCAAGGCCGCGGCCGGCGGCCGCGGCGCCGACGTCATCTACGACCCCGTGGGCGGCGAGGCCTACCAGCAGTCCGCGAAGTGCGTCGCCTTCGAGGGCCGGATCGTGATCGTCGGTTTCGCGAGCGGTACCGTCCCGGCGCCCGCCCTCAACCACGCACTGGTGAAGAACTACTCCGTCCTCGGCCTCCACTGGGGCCTCTACGCGGCGAAGGACCCGGCCTCGATCGGCCGCTGCCACGAGACCCTCACGGCCTATGCGGCCAAGGGCCTCATCAAACCCCTCATCGGCGAACGCGTCCCCTTCGCGGGCGCGGCGGACGCCGTCCAGCGGGTCGCCGACGGCACCACCACCGGCCGCCTGGTCGTCCTCCCGGAAGGAGCCCACGCATGA
- a CDS encoding XRE family transcriptional regulator, with protein sequence MTEDDRIDAVLNEVGPRLRRVRRDRGVTLAELSADTGISVSTLSRLESGQRRPSLELLLPLARAHQVALDELVGAPATGDPRIRAKPIVRHGRTMFPLTRQPGGLQAYKVIQERPQQEEPEPRVHEGYEWLYVLSGRLRLVLGEHDVVLGPGEAAEFDTRVPHWFGPTTDGPVEFLSLYGPQGERMHVRARPKKSD encoded by the coding sequence ATGACCGAAGACGATCGCATCGACGCCGTGCTCAACGAGGTCGGCCCCCGGCTCCGCCGGGTCCGCCGCGACCGCGGGGTGACCCTGGCCGAGCTCTCCGCGGACACCGGGATCTCCGTGAGCACCCTCTCCCGGCTGGAGTCCGGGCAGCGCAGGCCCAGCCTCGAACTCCTCCTGCCGCTCGCCCGCGCCCATCAGGTCGCGCTCGACGAACTGGTCGGCGCCCCGGCGACCGGCGACCCCCGGATCCGGGCCAAGCCGATCGTGCGCCACGGCCGCACGATGTTCCCGCTGACCCGGCAGCCCGGCGGCCTCCAGGCGTACAAGGTCATCCAGGAGAGGCCGCAGCAGGAGGAGCCGGAGCCGCGCGTCCACGAGGGCTACGAATGGCTGTACGTGCTCTCCGGCAGGCTCAGGCTCGTCCTCGGCGAGCACGACGTCGTCCTCGGCCCCGGAGAGGCGGCCGAGTTCGACACCCGAGTCCCGCACTGGTTCGGCCCGACGACCGACGGCCCGGTGGAGTTCCTGAGCCTGTACGGGCCGCAGGGGGAGCGGATGCACGTCCGCGCCCGCCCGAAGAAGTCCGACTGA
- a CDS encoding NAD(P)/FAD-dependent oxidoreductase — MNAHLENTYEAVVVGGGAAGLSAALVLGRSRRRTLVVDAGEPRNAPTAHMQGVLSRDGMSPADYLAAGRAEVAGYGVELRTGEVTGAAADGEGGFVLTLADGDTVGARRLVVTTGLVDELPAIDGLAERWGRDVLHCPYCHGWEVRDEAFGVIAHPTMPAHQALMVAHWSKDVTLFLHTSAEPSEHEAALLDAAGVRVERGEVAGFAVEDDRLTGVRLADGRTVARSVVFAAASRLAARDGVLRQLGAELRETPFGEFVAVDEVGRTSVPGVWAAGNVTGPQEQVVNAVSRGYRAAAALNNELVFGDLEEKVAGRPVG, encoded by the coding sequence ATGAACGCACACCTGGAGAACACATACGAGGCAGTGGTGGTCGGCGGGGGCGCGGCGGGGCTCAGCGCCGCCCTGGTGCTCGGCCGGTCCCGGCGCCGGACCCTGGTCGTCGACGCCGGCGAGCCGCGGAACGCGCCCACCGCACACATGCAGGGCGTCCTGTCCCGGGACGGCATGAGCCCGGCCGACTATCTGGCGGCCGGCCGGGCCGAGGTCGCCGGGTACGGCGTCGAGCTGCGGACCGGCGAGGTGACGGGCGCGGCAGCGGACGGGGAGGGCGGCTTCGTCCTCACCCTGGCGGACGGGGACACGGTCGGCGCACGGCGGCTCGTCGTCACGACGGGGCTCGTCGACGAGCTCCCCGCGATCGACGGGCTGGCCGAGCGGTGGGGACGGGACGTGCTGCACTGCCCGTACTGCCACGGCTGGGAGGTCCGTGACGAGGCCTTCGGGGTGATCGCGCATCCCACGATGCCCGCGCACCAGGCGCTGATGGTGGCGCACTGGTCGAAGGACGTGACCCTGTTCCTGCACACCTCGGCCGAGCCGTCGGAGCACGAGGCGGCGCTCCTGGACGCGGCGGGCGTCCGGGTCGAGCGGGGCGAGGTGGCGGGCTTCGCGGTGGAGGACGACCGGCTGACCGGGGTGCGGCTCGCCGACGGGCGGACCGTGGCCCGCTCGGTGGTCTTCGCCGCGGCGTCGCGCCTGGCGGCCCGGGACGGGGTGCTGCGGCAGCTCGGCGCGGAGCTGCGCGAGACCCCGTTCGGGGAGTTCGTGGCGGTGGACGAGGTGGGGCGGACGAGCGTGCCGGGCGTGTGGGCGGCCGGGAACGTGACGGGACCGCAGGAACAGGTGGTCAACGCGGTGAGCCGGGGCTACCGCGCCGCCGCCGCGCTCAACAACGAGCTGGTCTTCGGCGACCTGGAGGAGAAGGTGGCCGGTCGGCCGGTCGGATGA
- a CDS encoding VOC family protein has translation MLGTQFTKGSPCWIDLGSPDTEAAAAFYTAVFGWEFLSAGPEAGGYGFFQQDGRTVAALGPLTEEGASSAWTVYFQTPDADATAKDTESAGGTVRVAPMDVMDAGRMGALTDPGGAQFAIWQPGTTKGLDRTSSTNTLVWVELHTADPEGAVAFYRTLFGWRSAEMDAPGMKYRVLSTAEGDQQDASFGGTAELQDTNEGPRWIVYFDVADADAIVTAAQGNGGSVLMPAADIPDVGRIAWLADPFGAAFAVLKPAPMG, from the coding sequence ATGCTCGGTACGCAGTTCACCAAGGGCTCTCCCTGCTGGATCGACCTCGGCAGCCCCGACACGGAGGCGGCGGCCGCCTTCTACACCGCCGTCTTCGGCTGGGAGTTCCTCTCGGCGGGTCCCGAAGCCGGCGGCTACGGCTTCTTCCAGCAGGACGGCAGGACGGTCGCCGCACTCGGGCCGCTCACCGAGGAGGGCGCGAGCAGCGCCTGGACCGTGTACTTCCAGACCCCGGACGCGGACGCCACAGCGAAGGACACCGAGTCGGCGGGCGGCACCGTACGCGTCGCGCCGATGGACGTCATGGACGCGGGGCGGATGGGTGCCCTCACCGACCCGGGCGGCGCTCAGTTCGCGATCTGGCAGCCCGGTACGACCAAGGGACTCGACCGGACGTCCTCGACGAACACCCTCGTCTGGGTCGAACTCCACACCGCCGATCCGGAGGGTGCCGTGGCGTTCTACCGGACCCTGTTCGGCTGGCGGTCGGCGGAGATGGACGCCCCCGGCATGAAGTACCGGGTCCTCTCCACCGCCGAAGGCGACCAGCAGGACGCCTCCTTCGGCGGCACCGCCGAACTCCAGGACACGAACGAGGGCCCGCGCTGGATCGTCTACTTCGACGTCGCGGACGCGGACGCGATCGTCACGGCGGCACAGGGCAACGGCGGTTCGGTCCTGATGCCCGCGGCCGACATCCCGGACGTCGGCCGCATCGCCTGGCTCGCCGACCCCTTCGGCGCGGCCTTCGCGGTGCTGAAGCCCGCTCCGATGGGCTGA
- a CDS encoding GNAT family N-acetyltransferase, which produces MIPTLRTERLLLEPYVPADEEAFVAIFQDPKVSAWMGDGGPAPEEDDRALFGRIFTKVYAQELFAVWAVRRDGVLVGHAEIKPSEDVGGHEIVYALATAAWGSGLGTEVVEALVAHGFGTLGLAEVHATVAEPNVASLKLLGKIGFEHVRDITEDDGSTTRVLTRRP; this is translated from the coding sequence ATGATCCCGACGCTGCGCACCGAACGCCTCCTGCTCGAGCCTTACGTCCCCGCGGACGAGGAGGCCTTCGTGGCGATCTTCCAGGATCCGAAGGTGTCGGCGTGGATGGGTGACGGCGGCCCTGCGCCCGAGGAGGACGACCGGGCTCTGTTCGGGCGGATCTTCACGAAGGTCTACGCCCAGGAGCTGTTCGCCGTCTGGGCCGTGCGCCGGGACGGGGTGCTGGTCGGGCATGCCGAGATCAAGCCGTCCGAGGACGTCGGCGGGCACGAGATCGTCTACGCGCTCGCCACGGCGGCCTGGGGTTCGGGGCTCGGTACGGAGGTGGTCGAGGCCCTCGTGGCCCACGGCTTCGGCACGCTCGGCCTGGCCGAGGTGCACGCCACCGTGGCCGAGCCCAACGTCGCCTCGCTGAAGCTGCTCGGCAAAATCGGATTCGAGCACGTCCGGGACATCACCGAGGACGACGGCAGCACCACCCGCGTACTGACCCGGCGCCCCTGA
- a CDS encoding PIG-L deacetylase family protein produces the protein MTGTDVTDLAEMPGDWQRALAVVAHPDDLEYGCAAAVAAWTDAGKEVVYVLATRGEAGIDTIAPDACGPLREREQRDSAAVVGVDTVEFLDHRDGVIEYGLGLRRDIAAAIRRHRPELVITLNHRDTWGGSPGAPWNTPDHVAVGRATLDAAGDAGNRWIFPELADEGLAPWNGVRWVAVAASSTPTHAVDAAPGLDRAIRSLLCHRAYIEVLTDEDPEQYVRSFLTATTSQASARFGGRPAVAFELFGR, from the coding sequence ATGACCGGAACCGATGTCACGGACCTCGCGGAGATGCCCGGCGACTGGCAGCGCGCCCTCGCCGTCGTCGCCCACCCCGACGACCTGGAGTACGGCTGCGCGGCGGCCGTCGCCGCCTGGACGGACGCCGGCAAGGAGGTGGTCTACGTCCTCGCGACCCGCGGTGAGGCCGGCATCGACACGATCGCCCCGGACGCCTGCGGTCCGCTGCGCGAGCGGGAGCAGCGGGACAGCGCCGCGGTCGTCGGCGTGGACACGGTGGAGTTCCTCGACCACCGCGACGGTGTGATCGAGTACGGGCTCGGGCTGCGCCGCGACATCGCCGCGGCGATCCGCAGGCACCGCCCGGAGCTCGTCATCACCCTCAACCACCGGGACACCTGGGGCGGGAGCCCCGGCGCCCCCTGGAACACCCCCGACCACGTGGCCGTGGGCCGGGCCACGCTCGACGCGGCCGGGGACGCGGGCAACCGCTGGATCTTCCCCGAACTGGCCGACGAGGGACTCGCGCCCTGGAACGGGGTGCGCTGGGTGGCGGTCGCGGCGTCCAGCACCCCGACCCACGCGGTGGACGCCGCCCCGGGCCTGGACCGCGCGATCCGCTCACTGCTCTGCCACCGCGCCTACATCGAGGTGCTGACGGACGAGGACCCGGAGCAGTACGTCCGGTCCTTCCTCACCGCGACGACGAGCCAGGCCTCCGCCCGCTTCGGCGGCCGCCCGGCGGTGGCCTTCGAACTCTTCGGGCGCTGA
- a CDS encoding SIS domain-containing protein, translating to MSTHVSAEIAGQPDCWRRAAEIADRDADLLPARGERVAVVGCGTSYFIARAYAALRESLGAGETDAFPASDSTPLGRGYDRIVALSRSGTTTEVVQLLAGAAGRLPTLVLTGVPDSPAGQLADRVVDLGFADERSVVQTRFATTALQLLRAGLGVDLGPAIADAELVLYERLPAAWERRGQFTFLGTGWTVGLADEAALKLREVARVWTESYAAMEYRHGPISISDRSSLVWCLGPAPSGLKDEVESTGALFAADAIDPVAALVRAQRLAVALAVRRGLNPDRPRNVSRSVILSGAFRPTASEAARILRS from the coding sequence ATGAGCACCCATGTCAGCGCGGAGATCGCCGGCCAGCCCGACTGCTGGCGCCGCGCCGCCGAGATCGCCGACCGCGACGCCGACCTGCTGCCGGCCCGCGGCGAGCGGGTGGCGGTGGTCGGCTGCGGCACCTCGTACTTCATCGCCCGCGCCTACGCGGCGCTGCGTGAGTCCCTCGGCGCGGGCGAGACCGACGCGTTCCCCGCCTCCGACTCCACGCCGCTCGGGCGCGGTTACGACCGGATCGTGGCCCTCAGCCGCTCCGGCACCACCACGGAGGTCGTCCAGCTCCTCGCCGGCGCGGCGGGACGCCTCCCGACCCTCGTCCTCACCGGCGTGCCGGACAGCCCCGCCGGGCAGCTCGCCGACCGGGTCGTCGACCTGGGGTTCGCCGACGAACGCTCCGTCGTCCAGACCCGGTTCGCGACCACAGCGCTCCAACTCCTGCGCGCGGGACTCGGGGTGGACCTCGGGCCCGCCATCGCCGACGCCGAGCTCGTCCTCTACGAGCGGCTGCCCGCCGCGTGGGAACGGCGCGGACAGTTCACGTTCCTCGGCACCGGCTGGACCGTCGGACTCGCCGACGAGGCGGCCCTCAAGCTGCGCGAAGTGGCCCGCGTCTGGACGGAGTCGTACGCGGCGATGGAGTACCGCCACGGCCCGATCAGCATCAGCGACCGGTCCAGCCTGGTGTGGTGCCTCGGTCCCGCACCCTCGGGACTGAAGGACGAAGTGGAGTCCACGGGCGCCCTGTTCGCGGCCGACGCGATCGACCCGGTGGCCGCGCTCGTCCGCGCCCAGCGGCTCGCGGTCGCGCTCGCGGTGCGCCGCGGACTCAACCCGGACCGGCCGAGGAACGTCTCGCGTTCGGTGATCCTTTCCGGAGCGTTCCGCCCGACCGCGTCGGAGGCGGCCCGTATCCTGCGGTCATGA
- a CDS encoding alpha/beta fold hydrolase, with protein sequence MTTYRQPGLVLTDHRFPVPLDHARPDGERIEVFGREVVASGTDGPDRERLPWLVYLEGGPGFGARRFIGPQAWLGRAVREFRVLLLDQRGTGRSTPANRQTLPLRGTPAEQADYLAHFRADSIVKDCELIRRRLTGGAPWTVLGQSFGGFCATHYLSTAPQGLERVLITGGLPSLYATADEVYRAAYPRISRKNEAHYTRYPQDAERARAVVAHLLDHEVTLPGGGRLTPEAFQSLGILLGSGEGTHQLHLLLEGAFVPTPGGPALADAFLEQVQAQLSYAGHPLYAVLHEAIYAQGTGPTDWAAERVRAEYPEFDARTALSEGRPPLFTGETVHPWHFTTDPALRPLRETAELLAARADWAPLYDPERLAANRVPVAAAVYHDDMYVDTGHSLDTARTIRGLRTWVTDEFEHDGVRAGGPRVLDRLLALARDEI encoded by the coding sequence GTGACCACCTACCGGCAGCCGGGACTCGTCCTCACCGACCACCGCTTCCCCGTCCCCCTCGACCACGCCCGCCCCGACGGCGAGCGGATCGAGGTCTTCGGCCGTGAGGTCGTCGCGAGCGGCACCGACGGCCCGGACCGCGAGCGGCTCCCCTGGCTGGTCTACCTGGAGGGCGGTCCCGGCTTCGGCGCCCGCCGGTTCATCGGTCCGCAGGCCTGGCTCGGCCGGGCCGTCCGGGAGTTCCGGGTCCTCCTCCTCGACCAGCGGGGCACCGGCCGCTCGACCCCCGCCAACCGCCAGACGCTGCCGCTCCGTGGCACCCCCGCCGAGCAGGCCGACTACCTCGCCCACTTCCGCGCCGACTCGATCGTCAAGGACTGCGAGCTCATCCGGCGCCGACTCACCGGCGGCGCCCCCTGGACCGTCCTCGGCCAGAGCTTCGGCGGCTTCTGCGCCACCCACTACCTCTCGACCGCGCCCCAGGGCCTGGAGCGCGTCCTGATCACCGGCGGCCTGCCCTCCCTGTACGCCACCGCCGACGAGGTCTACCGCGCCGCCTACCCCCGTATCAGCCGCAAGAACGAGGCCCACTACACCCGCTACCCGCAGGACGCCGAACGGGCCCGCGCCGTCGTCGCCCACCTCCTCGACCACGAGGTCACCCTGCCCGGCGGCGGCCGGCTCACCCCCGAGGCCTTCCAGTCCCTCGGCATCCTCCTCGGCTCCGGCGAGGGCACCCACCAGCTCCATCTGCTCCTGGAGGGCGCGTTCGTCCCCACCCCCGGCGGGCCCGCGCTCGCCGACGCCTTCCTGGAGCAGGTCCAGGCCCAGCTGTCGTACGCGGGACACCCGCTGTACGCCGTGCTCCACGAGGCCATCTACGCCCAGGGGACGGGCCCCACCGACTGGGCGGCCGAGCGGGTCCGCGCCGAGTACCCCGAGTTCGACGCCCGCACCGCGCTCTCCGAGGGCCGGCCGCCGCTCTTCACCGGCGAGACCGTCCACCCCTGGCACTTCACCACCGACCCCGCCCTTCGCCCGCTCCGCGAGACTGCGGAACTCCTCGCCGCCCGCGCCGACTGGGCCCCGCTGTACGACCCCGAGCGCCTGGCCGCCAACCGGGTCCCGGTCGCCGCGGCCGTCTACCACGACGACATGTACGTGGACACCGGCCACTCCCTGGACACCGCGCGCACGATCCGCGGCCTGCGCACCTGGGTGACGGACGAGTTCGAGCACGACGGGGTACGCGCCGGGGGACCCCGCGTCCTGGACCGGCTGCTCGCGCTCGCCCGCGACGAGATCTGA
- a CDS encoding cellulase family glycosylhydrolase — MTSARSVRPRPGIAGRPTVRRLGVAGTALGALLLGLAVTPPTATAAPVTYEAETATVSQGAVESNHTGFTGTGFVNYDNTTGSYVQWNVNAAQAGTATLTLRYANGTTTDRPMDIAVNGAVAASGKSFAGTGAWTSWATTTVTTTLKAGANTIRATATTANGGPNVDQIKVDNATTPPPTGTTPAAINGQLTVCGTKLCNTYNKPIQLRGMSSHGTQWYSQCLTGGSLDALAKDWNADVLRVSTYVQEEGYETDPRKYTDLAHSLIEQATARGMYVIVDWHMLDPGDPHYNLARAKTFFTEIAQRHGSKTNLLYEIANEPSGVAWSRIKSYAEQLIPVIRAKDAETPILVGTRAWSSFGVSEGANESEVVSNPVNATNIMYTFHFYAFSHRDEYLNTLSRAADKLPVFVTEFGTQNYAGEGSNDFAMSQRFLDLMATKKISWVNWNFSDDERSGTVFKTGTCDAGGPWAGTGSLKPAGVWIRDRIRTADNFPTS; from the coding sequence ATGACTTCGGCACGATCCGTACGACCCCGCCCCGGAATCGCCGGGCGACCCACCGTCCGACGCCTCGGCGTCGCCGGAACCGCCCTCGGCGCCCTGCTCCTCGGCCTCGCCGTCACCCCGCCCACCGCGACCGCCGCCCCCGTCACGTACGAGGCGGAGACGGCCACCGTCTCCCAGGGCGCCGTCGAGTCCAACCACACCGGATTCACCGGCACCGGATTCGTCAACTACGACAACACCACCGGCAGTTACGTCCAGTGGAACGTCAACGCGGCCCAGGCGGGCACCGCGACCCTCACCCTGCGCTACGCCAACGGCACCACCACCGACCGCCCCATGGACATCGCCGTCAACGGCGCCGTCGCCGCCTCCGGCAAGTCCTTCGCCGGCACCGGCGCCTGGACCAGCTGGGCGACCACCACCGTCACCACCACCCTCAAGGCCGGCGCCAACACGATCCGCGCCACCGCCACCACCGCCAACGGCGGCCCCAACGTCGACCAGATCAAGGTCGACAACGCCACCACCCCGCCGCCCACCGGCACCACCCCCGCCGCGATCAACGGCCAGCTCACGGTCTGCGGCACCAAGCTCTGCAACACGTACAACAAGCCGATCCAGCTGCGCGGCATGTCCAGCCACGGCACCCAGTGGTACAGCCAGTGCCTGACCGGCGGCTCGCTCGACGCCCTCGCCAAGGACTGGAACGCCGACGTCCTGCGCGTCTCCACATACGTCCAGGAGGAGGGCTACGAGACCGATCCGCGCAAGTACACCGACCTCGCCCACTCCCTCATCGAGCAGGCCACCGCGCGCGGCATGTACGTGATCGTCGACTGGCACATGCTCGACCCGGGCGACCCGCACTACAACCTCGCCCGTGCCAAGACCTTCTTCACCGAGATCGCCCAGCGCCACGGCTCCAAGACCAATCTGCTGTACGAGATCGCCAACGAGCCCAGCGGCGTCGCCTGGTCCCGCATCAAGAGCTACGCCGAGCAGCTCATCCCGGTCATCCGAGCCAAGGACGCCGAGACCCCGATCCTCGTCGGCACGCGCGCGTGGTCCTCGTTCGGAGTCTCCGAGGGCGCGAACGAGTCCGAGGTCGTGTCCAACCCGGTGAACGCGACCAACATCATGTACACCTTCCACTTCTACGCGTTCTCGCACCGCGACGAGTACCTGAACACCCTCTCCCGCGCCGCCGACAAGCTGCCCGTCTTCGTCACCGAGTTCGGCACCCAGAACTACGCCGGCGAGGGCAGCAACGACTTCGCGATGTCGCAGCGCTTCCTCGACCTCATGGCCACCAAGAAGATCAGCTGGGTCAACTGGAACTTCTCCGACGACGAGCGCAGCGGCACGGTCTTCAAGACCGGCACCTGCGACGCCGGCGGCCCCTGGGCGGGCACCGGCTCGCTGAAGCCCGCCGGCGTCTGGATCCGGGACCGCATCAGGACGGCGGACAACTTCCCGACCTCCTGA